In one Sebastes umbrosus isolate fSebUmb1 chromosome 13, fSebUmb1.pri, whole genome shotgun sequence genomic region, the following are encoded:
- the nyx gene encoding nyctalopin, with the protein MIVITFTVLCLLPQAVLARWACVRACPATCSCTQEKSCSVLCDRTSMAELPKEFPCEASAINLDKNRLKFLSERAFGTLPSLKLLSLDHNNISFITPGAFKGLANLVELKMAHNDYISYLHTRTFTGLKKLVRLDLSNCNLFNIPDRIFIETTALRELLCFENMFRRIPGAFRGMENLTHLYLERNKIEAVAYNSLLGLGGLKYLNLQENRINVIHDQSFQDLVRLENFYLNDNLLTDLPLQACKGLIRLKMLNLGGNLLTNVSKTWFSDLVELEVLYLDRNQLLNIQEGTFENLTSLVTLHLNSNNLTSFPFPVFQPIYFLGRLYLFRNPWECDCSLEWLKEWMESYKLVRDIPCASPSSVAGLDLGEVVFARANGTCVDPGELNLTTALSEVASTTENRFNSLISKMLQQELREEMGNGTESLRNGTLLEGEDGQLSGGVGGQRAQASQSLLCFLVVWLIFDLIGQPDLNYCLSCT; encoded by the exons ATGATTGTCATCACTTTCACTG tGCTGTGCCTGCTGCCTCAGGCGGTGCTGGCCCGGTGGGCGTGCGTTCGGGCGTGTCCGGCAACCTGCTCCTGCACCCAGGAGAAGAGCTGCAGCGTGCTGTGTGACCGCACCAGCATGGCTGAGCTGCCCAAAGAGTTCCCCTGCGAGGCCTCCGCCATCAACCTGGACAAGAACAGACTCAAGTTCCTGTCAGAGAGGGCCTTCGGGACCCTGCCCTCCCTCAAGCTGCTCTCTCTGGACCACAACAACATCTCCTTCATTACCCCTGGAGCCTTCAAG GGCCTCGCCAACTTAGTGGAGCTGAAAATGGCACACAATGACTACATCAGTTACCTTCATACGCGGACGTTCACGGGGCTGAAGAAGCTGGTGCGCCTGGACCTGTCAAACTGTAACCTCTTCAACATCCCCGACCGCATCTTCATCGAGACAACGGCGCTGAGGGAGCTGCTCTGCTTCGAGAACATGTTCAGGAGGATCCCCGGAGCCTTCAGGGGCATGGAGAACCTGACTCACCTCTACCTGGAGAGGAACAAGATTGAGGCGGTGGCCTACAACTCCCTGCTGGGCCTGGGTGGCCTCAA GTACCTGAACCTCCAGGAGAACCGCATCAACGTGATCCACGACCAATCCTTCCAGGACCTTGTGCGACTGGAGAACTTCTACCTCAACGACAACCTGCTGACTGATCTGCCCCTTCAAGCCTGCAAGGGCCTCATCCGCCTCAAGATGCTCAACCTTGGGGGGAACCTGTTGACCAACGTGTCCAAGACCTGGTTCAGTGACCTGGTGGAGCTGGAGGTCCTGTACCTGGACAGGAACCAGCTGCTAAACATCCAGGAAGGCACCTTTGAGAACCTGACCAGCCTGGTCACGCTCCACCTGAACAGCAACAACCTCACCTCCTTTCCCTTCCCCGTTTTCCAGCCCATCTACTTCCTGGGCCGCCTCTACCTCTTCAGGAACCCCTGGGAGTGCGACTGCTCCCTGGAGTGGCTGAAGGAGTGGATGGAGAGCTACAAGCTGGTGCGGGACATCCCCTGTGCCTCTCCTTCCTCCGTGGCGGGACTAGATCTCGGCGAGGTGGTTTTCGCCAGGGCGAACGGCACGTGCGTGGACCCCGGAGAGCTGAACCTGACCACGGCCTTGTCGGAGGTCGCCTCCACCACGGAGAACCGCTTCAATAGCCTCATTTCCAAAATGCTCCAGCAGGAGCTCAGAGAGGAGATGGGGAACGGGACAGAGAGCCTTCGCAACGGGACTCTACTGGAGGGCGAGGACGGGCAGCTCTCTGGAGGGGTCGGAGGGCAACGGGCCCAGGCAAGCCAATCGCTTCTCTGCTTCCTTGTAGTGTGGCTCATCTTTGATTTGATTGGCCAGCCAGATCTTAATTACTGTCTATCTTGCACATGA